The genomic stretch TCTACTTCGCTTGCACCCGTTTCATTCATGTAACATTGGATTGATTTTGGAACATCACCTCTCTCTAATTCATCCTGGTTAGTTTTCAGAACATAGAAATATACAAAGGATGTTAGGCTTCGTTCTTGTAAAGTGCTCAAAAGCATTCTTGATGAAACTCTTAGGATATGTACTTCGGTTTGCATACCTTAGATGTTCCAAGATCATCTGCAAGTCTTAAAATCATTGATGACCAACGGATTATGTCGGGGTACTCTTCCAAGCAATCCAAACCTTCATTTGTTATTGGATTTGTGACTAAAAAATAAGCATGCACTAGTATAACTGGTGCTGATATTGAAATCCATGCGTTCTGAATGTATTCCTGAAGGCTTGGTGTATATCCACTGTGGTACCACTTTGCCTCCAACAAATAAGATCTACATATATCTGCCCACTGAAACATTTATAGTGGAACAGTGAATTTGTGGATTATATATAACACATCAcatattaatgaaaaaataaaagaaagaatgtTAAAGATAAATAAGGATGAATTTAATTAGAAGTCTAGTCCATACCACTTTTCTAAGGTATGGAATGATGTGGAATCCTTGCTCTTTAAGGATGTCAAAAGCCATTTCATTAATTGAATTGTGGAGAGCAAGAAAAcatatcttcatataatatggGAGCCGATCCATTGCATTGGTATCCCATCTGCAAAAGTTCTTGTGTTAGAGACGGACATATAAGAAGcatttgaagtatatatattgcACTTGATACGAACCTCTCAACAGCATCCGTAAAGAGCTCAAGTTCATCCAGAGTGCCATATACATCATAAACATCGTCTATTGTTGTTATTAGTACATTGATCTTTGTTGATATTCTCCTACAATATCCAAACTGAGTCTGAAATATAACTCCCACTGTCCATAAGAAATTCTCCATGAGCCTATCCCTCGCAAAGCTCAACTTTCCTCCAAGGTCAGTGCCCTTCCACCACCTTtatatgaacaaaaaaaattcagtctCTGGTATAGAATCATATTGCATtgagatttgatttttattttagtgcTCATCAATTCATTATTGCATGCAGTGCCTCAAGATCTACCTTGACATTTCTTTTAGATCTTCTTGGTGGGCTGCTTGTACCATGTTGAAATCCAACTCTGCGAGATCAAGCAAGATAGGCTTCATGTCTTCTCTGCTTCTATATACATCAATGAACCACCTCACTTCCAACCTTAACATCCTCCAATGTAGAGGAAGCTCCAGGGCATGGTTCACTCTAGCAGTAATATTTTGATCTTTGCCTTGCTTGACGTACTCTGAGAGTTGGTTGGTAGCGAAATCTCTTGCTTCCTCCAATATACTTTCGCCTTCTATCGAATAGAATGAGGCTTCGTACAAGCATAGCATTC from Corylus avellana chromosome ca1, CavTom2PMs-1.0 encodes the following:
- the LOC132164693 gene encoding myrcene synthase, chloroplastic-like: MDLYRLASLGNANFTPLVLPSKSPISSFVKSTSVPPTFVCMATTQISTPSNIVRRSANYQPPIWHYDYIQSLTSVYVGESFTKRIDKLKGEVRMMFHKLVDPLERLKLIDILQRLGISYHFDDEIQRTLEGIHNANHSGKMCKKENIYATALEFRLLRQHGYSVPQEIFNSFKNEMGNFKACLCDDIEGMLCLYEASFYSIEGESILEEARDFATNQLSEYVKQGKDQNITARVNHALELPLHWRMLRLEVRWFIDVYRSREDMKPILLDLAELDFNMVQAAHQEDLKEMSRWWKGTDLGGKLSFARDRLMENFLWTVGVIFQTQFGYCRRISTKINVLITTIDDVYDVYGTLDELELFTDAVERWDTNAMDRLPYYMKICFLALHNSINEMAFDILKEQGFHIIPYLRKVWADICRSYLLEAKWYHSGYTPSLQEYIQNAWISISAPVILVHAYFLVTNPITNEGLDCLEEYPDIIRWSSMILRLADDLGTSKDELERGDVPKSIQCYMNETGASEVDAREYIKSLISETWKKMNKEGAASSPFSQTFIEIAMNLARMAQCMYQHGDGHGVEDRETKDRVLSLLIHPIPLHREQHEDH